The following proteins come from a genomic window of Sorghum bicolor cultivar BTx623 chromosome 3, Sorghum_bicolor_NCBIv3, whole genome shotgun sequence:
- the LOC8062374 gene encoding E3 ubiquitin-protein ligase PUB23, which produces MASAPAGEVPSHFLCPISLQLMREPVTLPTGISYDRAAISRWLAAPAPAGGRTCPVTRVPLPPQPQLTPNHTLRRLIHAWLASLSPEAEVDEDVAALRRPVPGAEVAALLSHAAAAQVEALKRLRELVAECEDNRAVLESQDGVFDALSRVVSSADACSTAREEAVGVLASLRIPEPELAAVVARHSNLGEALTAVLRSSNVKSRANAALLVRSLSEAAWPAWVIGLSQELLAEVVRVVRDRVSTQATKAALHALAALCPYGRTRVKIVGAGSVPAIVDLLLDDPERRVNEVALVALDRLCTCAEGRAELVAHAAGLAVVGKKVLRVSEAASERAVRVLRSVARHAATPAVLQEMAQSGVVAKLCAALRSEQCGVRTKERAHEVLKLHSRTWRSSPCLSPKFLELYPS; this is translated from the coding sequence ATGGCGAGCGCGCCTGCTGGCGAGGTGCCGTCCCACTTCCTCTGCCCCATCTCGCTGCAGCTCATGCGGGAACCCGTCACGCTGCCCACCGGCATCTCCTACGACCGCGCCGCTATCTCCCGCTGGctggccgcgcccgcgcccgccggCGGCCGCACATGCCCGGTCACGCGCGTGCCGCTCCCGCCGCAGCCCCAGCTGACGCCCAACCACACCCTCCGCCGCCTCATCCACGCCTGGCTCGCGTCCCTCTCCCCCGAGGCGGAGGTCGACGAGGACGTGGCCGCGCTGCGGAGGCCCGTGCCGGGCGCCGAGGTGGCCGCGCTGCTGTCCCACGCCGCCGCGGCACAGGTTGAGGCGCTCAAGAGGCTGCGGGAGCTGGTGGCCGAGTGCGAGGACAACCGGGCGGTTCTCGAGTCCCAGGACGGGGTGTTCGACGCCTTGTCTCGCGTCGTCAGCAGTGCCGACGCGTGCTCGACGGCGCGCGAGGAGGCGGTCGGGGTGCTCGCGTCGCTGCGGATCCCGGAGCCGGAGCTGGCCGCCGTCGTGGCCAGGCACAGCAACCTGGGGGAGGCACTCACGGCCGTCCTCCGCTCGTCGAACGTGAAGTCGCGCGCGAACGCCGCTCTGCTCGTTCGGTCCCTCTCGGAAGCGGCCTGGCCGGCCTGGGTGATCGGGCTGAGCCAGGAGCTTCTCGCCGAGGTTGTCCGCGTGGTCCGCGACCGTGTCTCGACGCAGGCGACCAAGGCAGCGCTGCACGCCCTCGCCGCGCTCTGCCCCTACGGCCGGACCCGCGTCAAGATCGTGGGCGCGGGCTCGGTGCCGGCGATCGTGGACCTCCTGCTCGACGACCCCGAGAGGCGTGTCAACGAGGTCGCGCTCGTGGCGCTGGACCGGTTGTGCACGTGCGCCGAGGGTCGCGCTGAGCTGGTCGCGCACGCGGCGGGGCTGGCCGTGGTGGGCAAGAAGGTGCTGAGGGTGTCGGAGGCCGCGAGCGAGCGCGCGGTGCGCGTGCTGCGCTCCGTGGCGCGCCACGCGGCGACGCCTGCCGTGCTGCAGGAGATGGCGCAGTCCGGCGTCGTGGCCAAGCTCTGCGCGGCGCTGCGGTCCGAGCAGTGCGGGGTGAGGACCAAGGAGAGGGCGCATGAGGTGCTCAAGCTGCACTCCAGGACCTGGAGGAGCTCGCCCTGCCTgtctccaaaatttttggagctctaccCTTCATGA
- the LOC8060971 gene encoding dof zinc finger protein DOF5.1: protein MLSSHHEAMLPYAPGPPPSLLVDRRYKQGGEAAPNCPRCDSPNTKFCYYNNYSLSQPRYFCKGCRRYWTKGGSLRNVPVGGGCRKNRRGKSSLRSAADAAIASGGGRDAAFGHHRFPGPVRPDLVLEGMVGNPSNPAGQAMPGGVPAATDGSTIDLAMLYAKFLNHPPAEEGVNAVTPESAGQVVDEAFDTFSASSDLSPGVLAPLQFDPCHDGFGEWSAGGPVSSTGPSSTASTTAATTMLCADVSVQAAFGELNFAMDQSCFDSLGLPTDDVVGNLSSSWCSIVPGLSTLEDTKYDSLDSFPDDALSLHEDMISGTDHDWSVDCQGLEALYMP from the coding sequence ATGCTGTCTTCACACCACGAGGCCATGCTGCCGTATGCGCCggggccgccgccgtcgctgctGGTGGATCGGCGGTACAAGCAGGGCGGCGAGGCGGCGCCCAACTGCCCGCGCTGCGACTCGCCCAACACCAAGTTTTGCTACTACAACAACTACAGCCTCAGCCAGCCGCGCTACTTCTGCAAGGGCTGCCGCCGCTACTGGACCAAGGGCGGCTCCCTCCGGAACGTGCCCGTCGGCGGCGGGTGCCGGAAGAACCGCCGGGGCAAGTCGTCCTTGCGCTCGGCGGCGGACGCCGCCATCgcgagcggcggcggccgtGATGCGGCGTTCGGCCACCACCGGTTCCCGGGCCCTGTCCGGCCGGACCTGGTCCTGGAAGGCATGGTTGGCAACCCGTCGAACCCAGCTGGCCAGGCGATGCCCGGCGGCGTACCCGCTGCTACCGATGGCTCCACCATTGATCTCGCAATGCTGTACGCCAAGTTTCTCAACCACCCGCCGGCGGAGGAAGGTGTCAATGCCGTGACACCGGAGTCGGCAGGGCAGGTCGTCGACGAGGCATTCGACACGTTCAGCGCGTCCAGCGACCTGAGCCCCGGCGTTCTGGCGCCGCTGCAGTTCGATCCGTGCCACGACGGGTTCGGTGAGTGGTCAGCAGGCGGGCCAGTGAGCAGCACTGGCCCCTCGAGTACGGCTAGTACTACCGCCGCAACCACCATGCTGTGCGCTGATGTGAGCGTGCAAGCTGCGTTCGGCGAGCTCAACTTCGCCATGGATCAGAGCTGCTTCGACTCGCTAGGGTTGCCCACGGACGACGTCGTCGGCAACCTCTCGTCGTCGTGGTGTTCGATCGTGCCAGGCTTGTCGACGTTAGAGGACACCAAGTATGACTCGTTGGATTCGTTCCCTGACGACGCCCTCAGCCTTCACGAGGACATGATTAGCGGGACTGATCATGATTGGAGCGTGGATTGCCAAGGATTGGAGGCTCTCTACATGCCGTAA